Proteins encoded within one genomic window of Triticum aestivum cultivar Chinese Spring chromosome 2D, IWGSC CS RefSeq v2.1, whole genome shotgun sequence:
- the LOC123056160 gene encoding uncharacterized protein, with the protein MAAREGKIGERMDPDGAIESMAARGGHVDTEMTQFKCGEVADDELHKDEMNGGKSNQQIKNKMTLEEMDLGKSNSIISEQEIKELCTQMDEMVAFMNYRIIPSAPLICSSTKETKDEDKAPQSGIDGILQRLADVRHDMSKLKSELAPFWHEYPYEKKSELTPEEEREKRIKSWQEYQKLDNKEKASKEMEFDVSDFEGYCQGMTALVEHFKYTTLVSPMHFTHYTPRQIPHHLASNKITLQIFSFKIANIDLYLQWPLLEWPLKVYGLIAARDSVDHRRNYLFLRERDNFQEITQEILQKSEMSMQIKGKKTRWLPQIASGHLDAELNETVRQQAVAGLYGSLILPQDI; encoded by the exons ATGGCTGCCagagaaggcaagattggcgagcgGATGGATCCGGATGGGGCCATTGAGTCGATGGCTGCCAGAGGCGGGCATGTGGATACAGAGATGACCCAATTCAAGTGCGGCGAGGTTGCGGATGATGAGCTTCACAAGGACGAGATGAACGGAGGCAAATCAAATCAGCAGATCAAGAACAAGATGACCCTGGAGGAGATGGACCTAGGCAAATCAAACTCCATCATCTCCGAGCAGGAGATCAAGGAGCTCTGTACGCAGATGGACGAGATGGTCGCTTTTATGAATTACAGGATCATACCATCAGCCCCACTCATCTGCAGCAGCACCAAGGAGACGAAAGATGAAGACAAGGCGCCGCAGTCGGGGATCGACGGCATCTTACAGCGGCTAGCTGATGTGCGGCACGACATGTCCAAGCTCAAATCGGAACTGGCCCCTTTCTGGCACGAATACCCATATGAGAAGAAGTCGGAGCTGACtccggaggaggagagggagaagaggatcAAGTCCTGGCAGGAGTATCAGAAGCTGGACAACAAGGAGAAGGCCAGCAAGGAGATGGAGTTCGACGTGAGCGACTTCGAGGGCTACTGTCAAGGCATGACAGCTTTAGTTGAACACTTCAAATACACAA CCTTAGTGAGCCCCATGCACTTTACACACTACACGCCGAGACAGATCCCACACCATCTTGCTTCCAACAAGATCACCTTGCAGATCTTCTCCTTCAAAATTGCCAACATTGATTTGTACCTGCAATGGCCACTCCTGGAATGGCCACTCAAAGTGTACGGCCTCATCGCTGCACGAGACAGTGTGGATCACAGACGCAATTATCTCTTCTTACGGGAAAGGGACAATTTCCAAGAGATCACCCAAGAA ATTCTTCAGAAATCAGAAATGTCGATGCAGATCAAAGGGAAGAAGACAAGGTGGTTACCACAAATTGCATCT GGACACTTGGATGCAGAGCTGAATGAGACTGTGAGGCAGCAAGCTGTTGCGGGATTGTATGGCTCACTTATATTACCTCAGGACATCTAG
- the LOC123055320 gene encoding serine/threonine-protein kinase ATG1t, with the protein MAGRSTETPPTVVGGYELRERLGGRPPATSVWRAVRLSTGAPAAVKQVRLAGLPGRLRDSLDCELRFLAAVSHPNIIRLLDVVRTPGCIYLVMELCEGGDLATYIERSGGRVEESVARNFMRQIGAGLQVLRRHHVVHRDLKPENILLSCLGSDAILKISDFGLSRVLHPGEYAETACGTRLYMAPEVMLFQKYDDKVDLWSIGAILFELLNGYPPFRGRSNVQMLQCINRTGSLPFSQLVVPSLHPDCIDICTRLLCTNPVKRLSLQEFINHGFLRP; encoded by the exons ATGGCAGGGAGGAGCACGGAGACGCCGCCGACGGTGGTGGGCGGCTACGAGCTGCGCGAGCGCCTCGGCGGGCGGCCCCCGGCCACGTCGGTGTGGCGCGCGGTGCGGCTGTCGACCGGCGCCCCCGCGGCGGTGAAGCAGGtgcggctggccggcctccccggCCGCCTCCGCGACAGCCTCGACTGCGAGCTCCGCTTCCTCGCCGCCGTCAGCCACCCCAACATCATCCGCCTCCTCGACGTCGTCCGG ACCCCAGGCTGCATCTACCTCGTCATGGAGCTCTGCGAGGGGGGAGACCTGGCGACCTACATCGAGCGGAGCGGCGGCAGGGTGGAGGAGAGCGTCGCCAGGAATTTCATGAGACAGATCG GAGCTGGTTTGCAAGTGCTCCGCCGGCACCACGTCGTCCACCGGGACTTGAAACCTGAG AATATCCTACTCTCTTGTCTTGGCAGCGATGCGATACTCAAGATATCCGATTTTGGTCTGTCCAG GGTTCTTCATCCTGGGGAGTATGCGGAGACAGCCTGTGGCACCCGCTTGTACATGGCCCCTGAAGTCATGCTATTTCAGAAGTACGATGACAAG GTAGACTTGTGGAGTATCGGCGCGATCCTCTTTGAGCTCTTGAACGGCTACCCACCATTCCGTGGTAGAAGCAATGTGCAG ATGCTTCAATGTATAAACAGAACTGGCTCCCTTCCGTTCTCGCAACTCGTGGTACCCAGCCTGCATCCTGATTGCATCGACATATGCACCAGACTACTATGCACGAATCCAG TGAAGCGGCTGTCCTTGCAAGAATTCATCAACCACGGCTTCCTCAGACCGTAG